aaaaacaaaaaatttgatcTTCATTTGTCTGAAAGAAAATGGCAGGATGATTGAGTGCAGCTGAAGTTACCAGCTATCCATATCCCAGCTTTAACGTTATCCAGCACACAATAGCCGCAGGCCTCCAACATTTTCTGCATGGTATCTTCTTCTGGGAGTTTTGTTGGGTTTCTCAGCCTTTCTGTCAAGAGTGCTTCTGAAGATTCAACGGAAAATGCACCAATCCGCATCCAGTCTGATTAGTCCAAACAAATACGAAAAGAAACTCATTAGTCTTCTGTGGAAATTATTATACATATGGTGaggtttgtgattttttttcagCACAAGAGAATAAGGAGAAAGCATTTGTCTTATATTTTAAAGAAACAGGACACCTGTGACAGCCAATTAGTCCACACTGCACTCTAGCAATGCAATTAGACACATAAGAACATAGAAACCAGCTGAAAATTAGACATGCATCAATTTCTAAAGTCAGGAGAAACAAAATATGTACTCGAAGAAAAGTTACTTACCATTATGACTTGCTAGAAGTTCTCATTgacttttgaaaagaaaaaaatagaaaccaaTACAGTAAGGACTAATAAACTTTTGGTTGGCTAAAATTCTCACTGACTTTCGACAGTCTTCAAAAGTCCTCATTGTCTTCACTAATCACTACTTATTGTCTTCAATCCAGTTATGATACATAGCACACAATCATCTTTTAATATGAATCTTATTTcgccaacaaaacaaaaaacaaaaaaatcatataaacgTCATGCAAATCTTACATCATATAGATTTCTTTGAGTATAATCATGTGTTaccttattattaattttgacgTGACATAATGACAACATTTTCCTACTTGTGGTAAAATTGCGCACTCACCAATATGCTTCTCCTTCTGGCGGAACATGTAAGAATGGCTTCCATCTGCAAAACACCAAACCCGATTGGTTCATTAGCATTAGCAACCCCACTTGATCAGACGATTATAATTCGTTTTAAACCAGTCTAAtctaatattattattctaatATAATTGAGATCTGGAGGAGGCTCGGATCCGTACCGAAGGCTGAAACGTAGAGGTTCCTCCAATTGAATGCCACGTGGAGAGGAGCAGGGACCTGAAGATCACGCAGGCAGGCGTACTTCCATATGCTCCCTTCCATAATCAGACCGTGGAACCAACAACATGTCGTTGCGAGCATCACCAGTGACTTTCCGTCTAGATACTTGGCGATCTCTGTCCAAACGTCCTCTTCGTACCTTTTTAAAtacaacaaatgaaaattagtTACGGCCTCTGAAAATTCGAAAATTAGTTACGCTCTGTTTGGTTACTGTTGAAATGCTTTCCAAATTAAACACAGAGGGACTCTCAGGATTTCTCAGGTGAAAAATGTAGATTTCTcgttttctctgtttttctcgGCAACCAAACAGGAACCAAAACACCTAGAGTTTTCATTCTTAGAAATCGATCAATGTAGATTTATACTAGAACAGCTTCCTCTGCAACTAACAAACAGATATATCATACCGTTCTCTGTAAACATATTTTTCTCTACGAAAACTCAAATCTGTGCTTGAAATTGAACTAACTGAATCATgaacttttcaaaattttgaccAAATTAGAAAGATCGAAGTCCATAAAGTTCGAAGAACAACGCACATGCAAAGCATAATTCAGCTTCAAATTACGAgcaaaatagagaaaaattcaaatcacAGCTCCGATTTTAATCTAAATCCTTCATTTCTGAATCGCATGCATGTAGACGTAAAGATAGAAGCTCAAATACACAGAAACAACATTTGTACagcaaaataattcaaatcaaatcacaAGTCATCACTTAGAATCTCATTCATGATTCATGAACTCAAACACATAGGCACAAACACATTCAAACGCATTTGCGCACGAAATTTCGaaattcaagttcaaattgagagagagagagagagagagagagagagagagagagagagagaaccagcAAAAGGCGGAGCCAGCGGAGTTGTCAGTGAAGCGAGGAGAGCTGCAAGAGCAAATCGTCTTGGTTCTTCTCATACGCTTTTGCATTTGAGGAGGTTGGGGCTGGGTGACGACGGCTCTCTTGCGCTTCGGCATTTTCTCAGTGTGTGTTTGGTTATTCTGAGCCAAAACTAAAGCGATCGCTCTTTCAAAGCTCCAAGGCTTTGCTACTTATACGCGCGCCAccctcaaattcaaaaatataaCAAACTGAATTCAAAATATGGGCCTACATTATGGGCCGGTAGCTCAATACTATTTTCTCTAAGCTGGACTTCCACGTGGCCCGTATCTTTCATGgtgcctttttatttttagatttattaaatttgaaagcaattttaggttttttttttttttgtggttaaaGATTTTCATTAATACTTGGATGGAGAGATAAATTCTTTGGGAATGAATAGAAACCCCTATTTATTTGGAGTGGACATATTCGGCCATTAGTTTCACATGCAAGAGAGCAAAGGAAAGATTTGAGGAGAATACAAATATACGAAgctatttgatttaaatatgaAGAGAAAATGCTTGGATACCATTAGCCTCGGGGGTTAAGCTCAATTTAACTGAGTCTCGTTCATTTAAATAACGATTTGGAAAAATTTGGCTccttaaaagttaaaactgAGGAGTAACTTCCTTAAATATTCTCTTTTGAgtaatgctactcttatcatattttgtataccacattctATACTACCTTATGTGACAGTTGAGGTGGacagccacatcaattaaaattactttaattttttatttctttttaacatTTATCaattgacaaaaaagaaaaataaaaaataaaacaaaacaaaaaaaccctagcGAACGTGAAACCCAAACGTGAAAACTGGTTCTCCCCTTCTCCTCTCCATCGTTCCCCTCCTCTTCTACAGTAAGCGTCTCCTCTCGCGTTCTTCATCGCCTATCCTCCTACACCATCAATTGGCACTCCACTGTCCCTCCTTTGGTTATTGGTGagtatatatcttttttttttcttttctatcaattctttttttgatTGGGATTGGGATGCTATATTTTCATGTTCGTTCTCCTCCATTGATGACTTATGGTCATTCTCCATTGTTTCTTTTCATgccttttaaaataattttaaccttttttttgttctgaATTAGTTAGAACCTGCAAGCATGAAAACATAAGTCAGAAGCTTTTACTCTTCATGATCTAtggataaattatgaaagtcacTTTCCACTTTCCATTCAATAAACCTGCCCTAGGCTGAGCCTTGCAATCATTCTTTATACTTGGACGAGGTTTAAGAAAATTACTTGACTTACTTTTTGATTTTCCTTCTCGAGCACAAGAAATAGTAACATATTTCAAATTTCCATCATCTCCATTTGTTGATGATCTCCTTATCACTGGAAACCCTGATTGCCTCCCATATTCTCTTCAACACTCATTAcagtgtcattattttcagtttcatccccattattttccttttcaatccCATTAAAATTCATTTCAACTGCATCATCATGTTGATTATTCTCTAGTCTTGCAGAAGATTCTTCTATTCCTAAAATTGTAAAgtataaataatttacctaATTTACCAGAGCGcataccaaaaataaaagaagccaTACTAACGTAATTTTCAAGAATGCAAGATTAGAAACAAAGTTCTAATTGTTGTACTAATGAGAAGAATTACCTTGAT
Above is a window of Prunus persica cultivar Lovell chromosome G2, Prunus_persica_NCBIv2, whole genome shotgun sequence DNA encoding:
- the LOC18786539 gene encoding probable F-box protein At3g61730, which codes for MPKRKRAVVTQPQPPQMQKRMRRTKTICSCSSPRFTDNSAGSAFCWYEEDVWTEIAKYLDGKSLVMLATTCCWFHGLIMEGSIWKYACLRDLQVPAPLHVAFNWRNLYVSAFDGSHSYMFRQKEKHIDWMRIGAFSVESSEALLTERLRNPTKLPEEDTMQKMLEACGYCVLDNVKAGIWIADLQLVRCPVCELNTCDGTMQTLDARHIELFLSEGYQNGSWEYEHIGSHDVKKHVDGASGAIFDLKHLNDSPTSAVFNLKSWVGKPNDWQPKAIITLHSVAVNTNLQKNEGLQVKYQVMRAGAGGEVVSIRISQQLL